The genomic stretch ATGAAGAGCACATCTACCGCCAGCAGCGCCGTGAATTTTTGCGAGTGCCGATCATGGCCACTTTTCAACTGATCTTCGTGGACAACGAGACGAAAGAAATCATCAACGCCGATGCATACGGGTACGACATCTCCGGCGGTGGCCTGTCGCTGCGGGTCCAACATGACCTACCGATGCGCAGTGAAGACATTATCGGTTTTCGTTTCCGGTTGCCGCTAGAAAGCATGACGCATGAAATCGTCGGCAAAGCGCGTGTGATTCGCATCGCCCCGCAAGATCGGCACGGCTATAAGCTGGTGTCGCTCAAATATTATGAGCTTTCGGAGCGTGATCGTCAGCGCATCATCCAGTATTCTTTTAGACGACAGATTGAACTGCGCGATAAAGGTTTGTCCAATAGATAGTATGAATCCCTCCAGACTGGCATAGGATGGAACGT from Tumebacillus algifaecis encodes the following:
- a CDS encoding flagellar brake protein, which produces MAYPDIGQTITLVITDGYYEGRYQARVQDMEEDGIFIEIPLKPGAIMPTNLPTEQSALVQYRAADGALCTFQTEVQGRDVRQIPLLKLLKPDEEHIYRQQRREFLRVPIMATFQLIFVDNETKEIINADAYGYDISGGGLSLRVQHDLPMRSEDIIGFRFRLPLESMTHEIVGKARVIRIAPQDRHGYKLVSLKYYELSERDRQRIIQYSFRRQIELRDKGLSNR